A genomic region of Coriobacteriia bacterium contains the following coding sequences:
- a CDS encoding anaerobic ribonucleoside-triphosphate reductase activating protein yields the protein MGPIAERDGTGIAAAPTARLAGWQPSGMLDWEGHLTSTIFLAGCPYRCPYCHNPALLSSHASNGAWRSFAAHVQEKRRWLDGVVVTGGEPCDDPDLIALLAALADLGVKVKLDTNGSRPDVLRHVFAEGLVAYVALDVKTIPCRYSALTGSPTAAADVTDSVETILASGVAHEFRTTAFPPAVALDDLADIAASLRGARRYAVQQFRPDVTLEPAAARVRPYHPYDLREAVRACAVHVPTVLRGA from the coding sequence GTGGGACCGATCGCGGAAAGGGACGGCACCGGGATAGCGGCCGCGCCGACCGCGCGTCTTGCGGGGTGGCAACCCTCGGGGATGCTCGACTGGGAAGGTCATCTCACATCGACCATCTTCCTCGCGGGATGCCCGTATCGCTGCCCGTACTGCCACAATCCCGCGCTCCTGTCATCGCACGCATCCAACGGCGCCTGGCGGTCCTTCGCCGCGCACGTCCAAGAGAAGCGCCGGTGGCTCGACGGAGTCGTCGTGACGGGGGGCGAGCCCTGTGACGATCCCGATCTCATCGCCTTGCTCGCGGCTCTCGCCGATCTAGGCGTCAAGGTCAAGCTCGACACGAACGGCTCAAGGCCCGACGTGCTGCGACACGTGTTCGCCGAGGGTCTCGTCGCATACGTCGCCCTCGATGTGAAGACCATCCCGTGCCGCTACTCCGCGCTGACCGGGTCGCCTACCGCCGCCGCAGACGTGACCGACAGCGTCGAGACGATCCTCGCGAGCGGTGTCGCGCACGAGTTCCGCACCACGGCGTTCCCGCCTGCGGTCGCGCTGGACGATCTCGCGGACATCGCTGCGAGTCTGCGCGGCGCAAGGCGCTACGCCGTCCAGCAGTTCCGTCCGGACGTCACTCTCGAGCCGGCCGCGGCGCGCGTTCGCCCATATC
- a CDS encoding thioredoxin family protein, which produces MNVKLFVKEDCPRCPAAKMACAGIDGVEVFDVGEMDGLAEASFYGVLATPSVLVVDMQGREVASWRGEVPDRGRLKELVAH; this is translated from the coding sequence GTGAACGTCAAGCTGTTCGTCAAAGAGGACTGCCCACGCTGCCCCGCGGCCAAGATGGCGTGCGCGGGCATCGACGGGGTCGAGGTGTTCGACGTCGGGGAGATGGACGGTCTAGCCGAAGCTTCGTTCTACGGAGTGCTCGCCACGCCCTCCGTGCTCGTCGTCGACATGCAGGGACGCGAGGTCGCTTCGTGGCGCGGAGAGGTGCCTGACCGCGGACGCCTCAAAGAACTCGTCGCGCACTGA
- the nrdD gene encoding anaerobic ribonucleoside-triphosphate reductase: MVMERVVNVIKQAAAPHHADSTDIALLVSTTSRQEIDPWDRRKISGSLVKETGIDPSTAEEIAHAVEDRIDRSNLMTVTTAIIREMVDLELLDRGMTLAHRKHSHLGLPMWDVEQIIGNANKENSNTTHNPESINLTLAETILKEFALRRVFTEDVAEAHYVGDMHLHDLGFIIRPYCGGHSLEYIKKFGLNLPNITSISKPAKHPEVLIGHMVKMASALQAHYAGAVGWEAVNIFFAPYLVGKTDEQLDQLAQMLIFEFNQLAGARGSQVVFTDFNLYFNIPKHFADTPAIGPGGVYTGKTYREYEREAQAFLRSMFRIYRGGDASGKTFVFPKPLLHISEDFFRTPGHEEFLDMACEVASKQGITYFVFDRGDEVTVSQCCRLKLKLSQEQIDQTKTPEVMRFSALQNVTVNLPRIAFKARGNDQTLFMEINRTLELVAKAHVQKRAFIEELVALGPAGPLGLLTQNLDGTPYLRMEKLTYLAGLIGLNEMVQAHRGEQLHESDEALRFGLKVVSAMSLKCRELSERYGIHLVLEESPAESAGYRLAKLDMKYWPVQTASVVKGNLTSGDFYYTNSVHLAADAPVDYIERVERQSLFHPLIEAGAIVHVWLGEHEPDPRAIRSFVEKTFRNTQCSQIAFSPEFTVCESCHRTSRGLKAQCPLCGSLDVYGVTRIVGYFSKVQTWNHSKVGELYDRVRTDLGYVLAS, translated from the coding sequence ATGGTCATGGAGCGGGTCGTGAACGTCATCAAGCAGGCGGCCGCTCCGCATCATGCGGATAGCACCGATATCGCGCTACTCGTCTCGACGACGTCCCGCCAAGAGATAGACCCGTGGGACCGGCGCAAGATATCCGGCTCGCTCGTCAAGGAGACCGGCATCGATCCGTCGACCGCTGAGGAGATCGCCCACGCGGTCGAGGACCGCATCGACCGGAGCAACCTCATGACGGTCACCACAGCCATCATCAGGGAGATGGTCGACCTCGAGTTGCTCGACCGTGGGATGACCCTCGCGCACCGCAAGCACTCTCATCTCGGCTTGCCGATGTGGGATGTCGAACAGATCATCGGCAACGCGAACAAGGAGAACTCCAACACTACGCACAACCCCGAGTCGATCAACCTCACTTTGGCCGAGACGATCCTCAAGGAGTTCGCGCTCCGCAGGGTGTTCACGGAGGACGTCGCGGAGGCGCACTACGTCGGAGACATGCACCTCCACGACCTCGGATTCATCATCAGACCGTATTGCGGCGGCCACAGTCTCGAGTACATCAAGAAGTTCGGGCTGAATCTGCCCAACATCACCTCGATCTCCAAGCCCGCGAAGCACCCCGAGGTCCTCATCGGCCACATGGTCAAGATGGCGTCCGCGCTGCAGGCGCACTATGCGGGTGCGGTCGGCTGGGAAGCGGTCAACATCTTCTTCGCGCCCTACCTCGTGGGGAAGACCGACGAACAGCTCGATCAGCTGGCGCAGATGCTCATCTTCGAGTTCAACCAGCTCGCCGGCGCTCGCGGCAGCCAAGTGGTCTTCACGGACTTCAACCTCTACTTCAACATCCCCAAGCATTTCGCCGACACCCCCGCCATCGGGCCGGGCGGCGTCTACACCGGCAAGACGTACCGCGAATACGAGCGCGAAGCACAGGCCTTCCTGCGTTCGATGTTCCGCATCTACCGCGGCGGGGACGCGTCGGGCAAGACGTTCGTCTTCCCGAAGCCGCTCCTGCACATCAGCGAGGACTTCTTCCGCACCCCCGGGCACGAGGAGTTCCTCGACATGGCCTGCGAGGTCGCGAGCAAGCAGGGGATCACGTACTTCGTCTTCGATCGCGGCGACGAGGTGACCGTCTCGCAATGCTGCAGGCTCAAGTTGAAGCTGAGCCAGGAGCAGATAGACCAGACGAAGACGCCTGAGGTCATGCGCTTCTCGGCGCTCCAGAACGTGACGGTCAACCTGCCGCGGATCGCGTTCAAGGCCCGAGGAAACGACCAGACGCTCTTCATGGAGATCAATCGCACCTTGGAGCTCGTCGCCAAGGCGCACGTCCAGAAGCGCGCGTTCATCGAGGAGCTCGTCGCACTCGGCCCCGCGGGCCCGCTCGGACTCCTGACGCAGAACCTCGACGGCACGCCTTACCTGCGCATGGAGAAGCTGACCTATCTCGCGGGACTCATCGGCCTGAACGAGATGGTCCAGGCTCACCGAGGCGAACAACTGCATGAATCGGACGAGGCACTGCGCTTCGGGCTCAAGGTCGTCTCGGCCATGAGCCTGAAGTGCCGCGAGCTCTCGGAGCGCTACGGGATCCACCTCGTGCTCGAGGAGAGTCCCGCGGAATCGGCCGGCTACCGACTCGCCAAGCTCGACATGAAGTACTGGCCGGTTCAAACGGCCAGTGTGGTGAAGGGGAACCTCACCTCGGGCGATTTCTACTACACGAACTCCGTGCACCTGGCGGCTGACGCGCCCGTCGACTACATCGAGCGTGTCGAGCGCCAGTCGCTCTTCCATCCGCTCATCGAGGCGGGTGCGATAGTCCACGTATGGCTCGGCGAGCACGAGCCCGATCCCCGGGCCATCCGGAGCTTCGTCGAGAAGACCTTCCGCAACACCCAATGCTCGCAGATAGCCTTCAGCCCCGAGTTCACCGTCTGTGAATCGTGTCATCGCACGTCCCGCGGACTCAAGGCGCAGTGCCCGCTGTGCGGCTCGCTGGACGTCTACGGCGTGACGCGGATCGTCGGGTACTTCAGCAAGGTGCAGACGTGGAACCACAGCAAGGTAGGCGAGCTGTACGACCGGGTCCGGACGGATCTCGGCTATGTCTTGGCGTCCTGA
- the nrdR gene encoding transcriptional regulator NrdR produces MRCPFCAHGETKVVDSRESQDAIRRRRECLECTQRFTTYERREESPLMVIKKDTSREPFDRNKLIAGLMTACAKRDISLEQLEALLDDIEAELHNSFRYEIETKVLGDMVLTRLRDLDKVAYVRFASVYKSFQDLDEFTSELKALK; encoded by the coding sequence GTGCGGTGCCCGTTCTGCGCTCACGGGGAGACCAAGGTAGTCGACTCTCGCGAATCGCAGGACGCGATACGCAGACGCCGTGAGTGCCTGGAGTGCACTCAGCGATTCACGACCTACGAGAGGCGCGAGGAATCGCCGCTCATGGTGATCAAGAAGGACACCAGCCGCGAGCCCTTCGACCGCAACAAGCTGATCGCGGGACTGATGACCGCTTGCGCGAAGCGCGACATCTCCCTGGAGCAGCTCGAAGCCCTGCTCGACGACATCGAGGCCGAGTTGCACAACTCGTTCAGATACGAGATCGAGACCAAGGTGCTCGGTGACATGGTGCTGACGCGCCTCAGGGACCTCGACAAGGTGGCGTACGTGCGTTTCGCGTCTGTCTACAAGTCCTTCCAGGACCTGGACGAGTTCACATCGGAGTTGAAGGCGCTCAAGTAG
- a CDS encoding LysM peptidoglycan-binding domain-containing protein, with translation MNTTSLTSIHGRTCARAHATRASRHVTVAEGTILAAVCLLVLTAALAPNLRAPQGPSGTTTVLVRPHESLWAIAVSHPCPGRTTAETVDAIRSLNGLSDATLHVGTVLRVPAGETVAAVAQR, from the coding sequence ATGAACACCACGAGCCTGACATCCATCCACGGACGCACGTGCGCCCGGGCACACGCGACGCGAGCGTCGCGACATGTCACGGTCGCGGAGGGCACGATACTCGCAGCCGTATGCCTGCTCGTCCTGACGGCGGCGCTGGCACCGAACCTTCGCGCGCCCCAGGGACCGTCCGGCACCACGACGGTCCTCGTACGGCCGCATGAGTCACTCTGGGCGATCGCGGTGAGCCATCCGTGCCCAGGCCGGACCACCGCCGAGACCGTCGACGCGATCCGATCGCTCAACGGCTTGAGCGACGCCACCCTGCACGTCGGCACGGTACTCCGCGTGCCGGCGGGAGAGACGGTCGCCGCCGTCGCGCAGCGCTGA
- the lexA gene encoding transcriptional repressor LexA: MTYQRELTPRQRQILDFIRAEVHRRGFPPAVREIGEAVGLSSSSTVHSHLAALEAKGFLRRDPSKPRALEVLDYRDTDRAVDYSAVREVPIVGQVAAGMPILAAENLEGTMALPVDVAGEQTFILKVRGDSMVDAGILDGDLVVVRQQATADNGDVVVAMLDDSATVKRFFKESDRVRLQPENRTMEPIYATDVSILGKVVSLFRRVV; the protein is encoded by the coding sequence GTGACATACCAGCGCGAGCTCACGCCCCGCCAGCGCCAGATCCTCGATTTCATCCGCGCTGAGGTCCACCGTCGCGGCTTCCCGCCGGCGGTTCGAGAGATCGGAGAGGCGGTCGGCCTCTCGTCGTCATCGACGGTCCACTCCCACCTCGCCGCCCTGGAGGCGAAGGGGTTCCTGAGGCGCGATCCCAGCAAGCCGCGCGCGCTCGAAGTGCTCGACTACCGCGACACTGACCGCGCCGTGGACTACTCGGCCGTGCGAGAGGTGCCGATCGTGGGGCAGGTGGCGGCAGGCATGCCGATACTCGCTGCGGAGAACCTCGAGGGCACGATGGCGTTGCCGGTCGACGTCGCCGGGGAGCAGACGTTCATCCTCAAGGTCCGCGGGGACAGCATGGTCGATGCCGGCATCCTCGACGGCGACCTCGTCGTCGTACGGCAGCAGGCGACCGCCGACAACGGCGATGTCGTCGTGGCGATGCTCGACGATTCCGCCACGGTGAAGAGGTTCTTCAAGGAGTCCGATCGCGTGCGGCTGCAGCCGGAGAATCGCACCATGGAGCCGATCTACGCCACCGATGTGAGCATCCTCGGGAAGGTCGTCTCGCTCTTCCGCCGCGTCGTGTGA
- the hflX gene encoding GTPase HflX: protein MSRTHTKTQEVVARVVDRAVLVGADRGGSVPVEDSMEELARLANTAGAQVVGTLVQRLDRPHPRTFLGKGKIEELAEMIAERDATLVVFDDDLTPSQQANIEDLVSKVKILDRTALILDIFALHATSREGKLQVELAQMEYLLPRLRGMWRHLARSAAAAGGALGIGTRGPGETQLETDRRIARKRVQELKRELKHVAANRLLQRKGRADSGVFRIALVGYTNAGKSTLLNALTGAEVLVEDMLFATLDSTTRRLDLPEGRTVTITDTVGFIRKLPHGLVEAFKSTLDEVREADLLLHVVDASHALAREQTSAVLEVLGEIGAAAKPQVLVHNKVDLLPAGEIEVLAQRAPGAVFVSAAGGDGLDRLVERIAREASRGSTTLTLMVPYTRGDIVRMAHARAQVVAEEHTEEGTLLTVRAPSELVETLRAFETGPSETP from the coding sequence GTGAGCCGCACCCACACCAAGACGCAGGAGGTCGTGGCGCGGGTCGTCGATCGCGCGGTGCTCGTCGGCGCCGACCGCGGCGGCAGTGTGCCCGTCGAGGACAGCATGGAGGAACTCGCGCGTCTCGCGAACACCGCAGGGGCACAGGTCGTGGGAACGCTCGTGCAGCGTCTCGACCGCCCGCACCCGCGGACATTCCTCGGCAAGGGCAAGATCGAGGAACTCGCCGAGATGATCGCCGAGCGCGATGCCACGCTAGTGGTCTTCGACGATGACCTGACGCCGTCCCAGCAGGCGAACATCGAGGACCTCGTCTCCAAGGTCAAGATCCTCGATCGCACCGCCCTCATCCTGGACATCTTCGCGCTCCACGCTACGAGCCGTGAGGGTAAGCTTCAGGTCGAGCTCGCGCAGATGGAGTACCTGCTCCCGCGTCTTCGCGGAATGTGGCGGCACCTGGCGCGTTCGGCGGCCGCCGCGGGCGGCGCGCTCGGCATCGGTACCCGGGGACCAGGCGAGACCCAACTCGAGACGGACAGGCGTATCGCGCGCAAGCGCGTCCAGGAGTTGAAGCGCGAACTGAAGCACGTTGCCGCGAACCGGCTGCTCCAGCGGAAGGGAAGGGCCGATTCGGGCGTCTTCCGCATCGCGCTGGTAGGCTACACGAACGCCGGCAAGTCGACGCTTCTCAACGCTCTGACAGGCGCGGAGGTGCTCGTCGAGGACATGCTCTTCGCCACGCTCGACTCGACCACCCGCCGTCTCGACCTGCCGGAGGGACGCACCGTCACCATCACCGACACCGTCGGCTTCATCCGCAAACTGCCTCACGGCCTCGTGGAGGCGTTCAAGTCCACACTCGACGAGGTGCGTGAGGCCGACCTGCTCCTCCACGTGGTGGACGCGTCGCACGCCCTGGCGCGCGAGCAGACCTCTGCCGTCCTCGAAGTGCTCGGAGAGATCGGCGCCGCCGCGAAGCCGCAGGTGCTCGTCCACAACAAGGTCGACCTGCTCCCGGCGGGCGAGATCGAGGTACTCGCTCAGCGCGCGCCCGGAGCGGTGTTCGTCTCCGCCGCCGGAGGCGACGGGCTGGACCGTCTCGTGGAGCGTATCGCGCGCGAAGCGTCCCGGGGCTCGACGACCTTGACCCTTATGGTCCCATACACTCGCGGCGACATAGTCCGCATGGCTCACGCGCGCGCCCAGGTGGTCGCCGAAGAGCACACCGAAGAGGGGACCCTCCTCACCGTGCGCGCGCCATCGGAACTCGTCGAGACACTGCGGGCCTTCGAGACCGGGCCTTCGGAGACTCCCTGA
- a CDS encoding LL-diaminopimelate aminotransferase gives MRTAKRIAGLPPYLFAEIDRKAGLKRAQGIDVISLGIGDPDRPTPERIVETMVRAVREPKNHRYPSYAGSPAYRQACSQWMLRRFGVEVDPDTETLALIGSKEGIAHVFPAFVDPGDVTLVPGAGYPVYHTGGILVGGESYFMPMTAENGFLADFESTPPDVLARAKMMFLSYPNNPTSAIANGEYFDRAIAFAREHDLLLIHDNAYSEIGYDGYRPTSMLERPGAKEVAIELFSCSKAYNMTGWRVAFACGDAQAIKALGIVKSNIDSGVFTAVQDAAIEAMAGPQEEIDALCALYQRRRDLVIDALSRIGISAAVPRATIYIWAKVPEGYSSASFADHILDAANVIVPAGSAYGPSGEGYVRISLTTPDDRLEEAIARIESSL, from the coding sequence GTGCGCACCGCGAAACGCATCGCCGGCCTGCCGCCGTACCTGTTCGCCGAGATCGACCGAAAGGCGGGCCTTAAGCGCGCGCAAGGCATCGACGTCATCTCGCTGGGTATCGGCGATCCCGACCGCCCGACCCCGGAACGCATCGTCGAGACGATGGTCCGCGCGGTGCGCGAGCCGAAGAACCACCGCTATCCGAGCTACGCCGGCTCGCCCGCCTACCGTCAGGCATGCTCGCAGTGGATGCTTCGCCGGTTCGGTGTCGAAGTCGATCCGGACACGGAGACGCTCGCCCTGATCGGCAGCAAGGAAGGCATCGCGCACGTCTTCCCCGCTTTCGTGGACCCTGGGGACGTCACGCTGGTGCCGGGCGCGGGCTATCCCGTCTATCACACCGGCGGCATCCTGGTCGGCGGCGAGTCCTATTTCATGCCGATGACCGCCGAGAACGGATTCCTCGCCGATTTCGAGTCGACGCCGCCCGACGTCCTGGCGCGTGCGAAGATGATGTTCCTCAGCTACCCGAACAACCCGACGAGCGCCATCGCGAACGGGGAGTACTTCGATCGCGCCATCGCGTTCGCGCGCGAGCACGACCTGCTGCTCATCCACGACAACGCGTACTCCGAGATCGGATACGACGGATACCGCCCGACGAGCATGCTCGAGCGCCCGGGCGCGAAAGAAGTGGCCATCGAGCTGTTCTCCTGCTCGAAGGCGTACAACATGACCGGATGGCGCGTCGCATTCGCATGCGGCGACGCGCAGGCGATCAAGGCGCTGGGGATAGTGAAGTCGAACATCGATTCCGGCGTGTTCACGGCCGTCCAGGACGCCGCGATAGAGGCGATGGCGGGCCCGCAGGAGGAGATCGACGCTCTGTGCGCCCTTTACCAGCGCAGACGCGACCTAGTCATCGACGCACTGAGCAGGATCGGCATCTCGGCCGCCGTGCCGCGGGCGACCATCTACATCTGGGCGAAGGTGCCTGAGGGCTATTCGTCCGCGTCGTTCGCCGACCACATCCTCGACGCAGCGAACGTCATCGTCCCGGCGGGTTCCGCGTACGGTCCTTCGGGCGAGGGATACGTCCGCATCTCGTTGACGACGCCCGACGACCGTCTCGAAGAGGCCATCGCGCGGATCGAGAGCTCGCTCTGA
- the dapF gene encoding diaminopimelate epimerase — protein sequence MDLRFTKMHGLGNDFIVIEDLRAEIDLDPEAAVWLCDRNFGVGADGVILVRPAAGEDADFSWVFFNADGTQPESCGNGIRCFARFVSDEGLVPAGRDTLTIETLGGPRSVSIVREPTGVFAAATVDMGEPVPGDPLESDVAGTRVTSVSMGNPHAVIFVDDVDTAPVETVGPVVETDPAFPRRTNVEFAHVVSSDRIRLRVWERGVGETLACGTGACAALVAAALAGLTGREATIELPGGDLVVRWGDDGHVLMTGPATTVFEGLVTVEEE from the coding sequence GTGGACCTCCGGTTCACGAAGATGCACGGCCTCGGCAACGACTTCATCGTCATCGAAGACCTCCGAGCGGAGATCGACCTCGACCCCGAAGCCGCGGTCTGGCTGTGCGACCGCAACTTCGGGGTCGGCGCCGACGGCGTCATCCTGGTGAGACCGGCCGCGGGTGAGGACGCCGATTTCTCCTGGGTCTTCTTCAACGCGGACGGCACGCAGCCCGAGTCCTGCGGCAACGGCATCCGCTGCTTCGCGAGGTTCGTCTCCGACGAAGGTCTCGTGCCGGCGGGCCGCGACACCCTCACTATCGAGACGCTCGGCGGCCCCAGGAGCGTGAGCATCGTCCGCGAGCCGACCGGCGTGTTCGCGGCTGCGACGGTCGACATGGGCGAACCGGTCCCGGGCGACCCGCTGGAGTCCGATGTCGCCGGGACCCGCGTGACGTCGGTCTCGATGGGCAATCCCCACGCAGTCATCTTCGTCGACGACGTCGACACCGCGCCGGTCGAGACGGTCGGACCGGTCGTCGAGACGGACCCGGCGTTCCCGCGGCGCACGAACGTCGAGTTCGCGCACGTGGTCTCCAGTGACCGCATCAGACTTCGCGTCTGGGAGCGCGGGGTGGGGGAGACGCTGGCCTGCGGTACCGGTGCCTGCGCCGCTCTCGTGGCCGCGGCGCTGGCGGGCCTCACAGGCCGCGAGGCGACGATCGAGCTACCCGGCGGTGACCTCGTGGTGCGCTGGGGAGACGATGGCCACGTCCTCATGACCGGTCCCGCGACCACGGTGTTCGAGGGCTTGGTGACCGTAGAGGAGGAGTAG
- the miaA gene encoding tRNA (adenosine(37)-N6)-dimethylallyltransferase MiaA, with translation MTATSDSRLGRIVAVVGPTAVGKTAVAEEIASLVNGEIVSADSMQVYRGMDIGTAKPPVGERRAPYHCLDIVDPGEPYSAALFQRDAREAIDGIIARGRVPIVCGGSGLYVRAALDDMRFPDGEVRSAVREHLDALARDLSPQELHARLASIDPASAAVIHPANVKRIVRVLEMAGQGVSYAQRLPGFQRRESVYDAVFVGLSMDRPELYERIGERVDAMISSGLIEEVRGLLDRGFRTALTASKAIGYKEIVPVLEENADLPTAIDTIKQSTRRYAKRQLSWFHADPRVDWVDVTGLSPVSAVERVVMLVDF, from the coding sequence TTGACCGCTACCTCTGACTCGCGTCTCGGCCGCATCGTGGCCGTCGTCGGACCCACGGCCGTGGGGAAGACCGCGGTCGCCGAGGAGATCGCCTCTCTCGTGAACGGCGAGATCGTGAGCGCCGACTCGATGCAGGTGTACCGCGGCATGGACATCGGGACCGCCAAGCCGCCTGTCGGCGAGCGTCGCGCACCCTATCACTGCCTCGACATCGTCGACCCGGGAGAGCCCTACTCGGCGGCGCTGTTCCAGCGCGACGCGCGGGAGGCGATCGACGGCATCATCGCGCGCGGCAGAGTGCCGATCGTGTGCGGAGGCTCGGGCCTCTACGTGCGCGCGGCCCTCGACGACATGCGTTTCCCCGACGGCGAGGTACGCTCAGCGGTACGCGAGCACCTCGATGCGCTCGCACGGGACCTCTCTCCCCAGGAACTGCACGCGCGCCTCGCTTCCATCGACCCGGCATCGGCCGCCGTCATCCATCCCGCCAACGTGAAACGCATCGTGCGCGTCCTCGAGATGGCCGGACAGGGCGTCTCCTACGCTCAGAGGCTCCCGGGCTTCCAGCGGCGCGAGAGCGTCTACGACGCGGTCTTCGTGGGGCTCTCTATGGACAGGCCCGAACTGTACGAGAGGATCGGGGAGCGTGTGGACGCGATGATATCGTCGGGCCTGATCGAAGAGGTGCGCGGGCTCCTCGATCGCGGATTCCGCACGGCCCTCACCGCCTCGAAAGCGATCGGCTACAAGGAGATCGTGCCCGTGCTCGAGGAGAACGCCGACCTCCCCACGGCGATCGACACGATCAAGCAGTCCACACGCCGGTACGCGAAGCGACAGCTCTCGTGGTTCCATGCCGACCCGCGCGTGGATTGGGTCGACGTCACGGGACTGTCACCCGTATCCGCGGTCGAGCGCGTTGTCATGCTGGTAGACTTCTAG
- the amrA gene encoding AmmeMemoRadiSam system protein A translates to MSTDVLGVIAPHPPIMVPEVGGTRAHVTADSARAMRAAAEALSEFAPETVIVMSPHAPVARDAFAVETSTRLSGDLSMFGAPEVRLDTPGDEALASAVLDAANEAGIPALGRDASNALRPGDLDHGVLVPMSFLDREGRYPLLVLSLSFLPLATHAAFGQAVRAAASAIGRRVAFVASGDCSHRLTREAPGGFSPRAAEFDAWLVERVAEGDLGGLVSADPVLQEEAGECGLRSFVTLGGFLEGTDAETRLLAYEGPWGVGYLTALSRATPHAGLKGGSPGDDESPPVTLARRTIESYVRTGSVAIADPGSDPLLSGRAGTFVSLHRGGELRGCIGTIVATQPTLADEIAHNAVQAATRDPRFPPLTERELADLDISVDVLHEAEPVQSLEALDPHTYGVIVSRDLRRGLLLPDLEGVDTALKQVEIARRKAGIGPDEPVRLERFKVDRYL, encoded by the coding sequence TTGTCCACGGACGTCCTCGGGGTCATCGCCCCGCATCCGCCCATCATGGTCCCCGAGGTCGGCGGGACGCGTGCCCACGTGACCGCCGATTCGGCACGCGCGATGCGCGCCGCCGCCGAAGCGCTCTCCGAGTTCGCGCCCGAGACCGTCATCGTGATGTCCCCGCACGCGCCGGTCGCGAGGGACGCTTTCGCAGTCGAGACGTCGACGCGTCTCTCCGGCGACCTGTCGATGTTCGGCGCGCCGGAGGTTCGTCTCGACACGCCCGGCGACGAAGCACTCGCATCGGCCGTGCTCGACGCCGCCAACGAGGCAGGCATCCCAGCGCTCGGTCGAGACGCCTCGAACGCCCTGCGTCCGGGTGATCTCGACCACGGTGTGCTCGTCCCGATGAGCTTCCTCGATCGCGAGGGCCGCTACCCGCTCCTCGTCCTCTCGCTGTCCTTCTTGCCGCTCGCGACGCACGCGGCATTCGGTCAAGCGGTCCGTGCAGCGGCGTCGGCGATCGGCCGCCGCGTCGCCTTCGTCGCCAGCGGCGACTGCTCGCACCGCTTGACCCGCGAGGCTCCTGGAGGATTCTCGCCACGCGCCGCCGAGTTCGACGCGTGGCTCGTCGAGCGCGTGGCCGAGGGCGACCTAGGAGGCCTCGTCTCGGCCGATCCCGTCCTTCAGGAGGAGGCGGGCGAGTGCGGGTTGCGTTCTTTCGTGACACTGGGCGGTTTCCTGGAGGGGACGGACGCCGAGACGCGCTTGCTCGCCTACGAGGGACCGTGGGGCGTGGGATACCTGACGGCGCTATCGCGCGCCACGCCGCATGCCGGCCTCAAGGGCGGCTCACCCGGCGACGACGAGAGTCCGCCGGTCACGCTCGCACGCCGCACGATCGAGTCGTACGTGCGCACGGGATCCGTCGCGATCGCCGACCCCGGCTCCGATCCGCTCCTTTCCGGCAGGGCGGGCACGTTCGTCAGCCTCCATCGTGGCGGCGAGCTTCGCGGCTGCATCGGAACGATCGTCGCGACGCAACCGACACTCGCCGACGAGATCGCGCACAACGCCGTGCAGGCGGCCACCCGGGACCCGCGCTTCCCGCCGCTGACCGAGCGCGAGCTCGCAGACCTGGACATCAGCGTCGACGTTCTGCACGAAGCGGAGCCCGTCCAGTCTCTGGAGGCGCTCGACCCTCACACCTACGGCGTCATCGTGTCGCGGGATCTTCGCCGCGGCCTGCTCCTGCCCGACCTCGAGGGCGTCGACACGGCGCTGAAGCAGGTCGAGATCGCGCGCCGCAAGGCCGGCATCGGCCCCGACGAGCCCGTCAGACTCGAGAGGTTCAAGGTTGACCGCTACCTCTGA